A region of Moorena producens PAL-8-15-08-1 DNA encodes the following proteins:
- a CDS encoding ABC-F family ATP-binding cassette domain-containing protein, whose protein sequence is MSIFTLQSVRKDFGIKEILKEATFSLDPMDKVGLIGTNGSGKSTLLKIIAGLEPIDAGQLSINPKTKIVYLPQQPDLDDNHTVLEQVFADSGQQMTLIREYEELSQKLAHNPEDNQLLAQLSSVTQQMDATGAWELETKAKIILSKLGIVDFDAPIGQLSGGYRKRIALAAALLAEPEVLLMDEPTNHLDAMSVEWLQSYLNSYRGAILLITHDRYFLDQVTNRIIEIDRGDLYTYSGNYSYYLEKKALAEESAISTQRKHQGVLRRELEWLKRGPKARSTKQKARIDRIHDMQAKEFKQAHGKVEISTPGRRIGKKVIELDNVSKGYDGRILVKDFTYEFSPDDRVGIIGGNGVGKSTLMDIITARIQPDSGNVEIGSTIYIGYFDQHSEDLLEALNQNQRVIDYLKDVAEYVTTADGTLITASQMLERFLFPPNQQYAPIHKLSGGEKRRLFLLQVLMSSPNVLILDEPTNDLDVQTLAVLEEYLEGFNGCVIIVSHDRYFLDRTVHKIFAFESEGNIRQYPGNYSLYIDKKREEEAKLAQQMAQTQSKKPESSKVEASTKKSSSNNKPRRLSNWERREFEKLESQIPQLEAQKAELEKTLYQSPPKNTSEVQKLYQTLEALTQEIDTATERWMELAERES, encoded by the coding sequence ATGAGTATTTTCACCCTACAATCCGTTCGCAAAGACTTTGGAATTAAAGAAATCCTCAAAGAAGCTACCTTTAGTCTAGATCCTATGGATAAAGTTGGTCTAATTGGCACTAATGGTTCAGGCAAATCGACCCTATTAAAAATAATTGCTGGTCTTGAGCCCATTGATGCTGGTCAACTCTCCATTAATCCCAAAACTAAAATTGTTTACTTACCCCAACAACCAGACTTAGATGACAATCATACCGTTTTAGAGCAAGTGTTTGCTGATAGTGGTCAGCAGATGACTCTGATTCGTGAGTATGAAGAACTTTCCCAGAAATTGGCTCACAATCCCGAGGATAACCAACTGCTAGCACAGCTATCAAGTGTAACCCAGCAGATGGATGCCACAGGAGCTTGGGAACTAGAAACAAAGGCAAAAATTATTCTAAGTAAATTAGGAATAGTTGATTTTGATGCTCCCATTGGTCAGTTGTCTGGTGGCTATCGTAAACGGATTGCATTAGCAGCCGCCTTGCTAGCGGAACCAGAGGTATTGTTAATGGATGAGCCCACAAACCATCTCGATGCCATGTCCGTAGAGTGGTTACAGAGTTACCTAAATAGTTATCGTGGAGCAATATTACTGATTACTCACGACCGCTATTTTCTAGACCAGGTCACCAACCGCATTATCGAAATTGACCGGGGAGACCTGTATACTTACTCTGGCAACTATTCCTACTATTTAGAGAAAAAAGCCTTAGCTGAAGAATCAGCCATCAGTACTCAACGGAAACATCAAGGGGTATTGCGCCGAGAATTAGAATGGCTCAAACGGGGGCCAAAGGCTCGCAGTACCAAGCAAAAAGCTCGAATTGACCGTATTCACGACATGCAAGCCAAAGAGTTTAAACAAGCTCACGGTAAAGTAGAAATTTCTACCCCTGGTCGTCGAATTGGCAAGAAAGTAATTGAGTTAGACAATGTTTCTAAAGGCTATGACGGTAGAATTCTGGTCAAAGATTTTACCTACGAATTTAGTCCCGATGACCGAGTTGGCATCATAGGTGGGAATGGGGTAGGGAAATCTACCCTAATGGATATTATTACTGCACGCATTCAGCCCGATTCTGGTAACGTTGAAATTGGGTCTACCATTTATATCGGTTACTTTGACCAGCATTCAGAAGATTTGCTCGAAGCTCTTAATCAAAATCAGCGAGTCATTGATTACCTAAAAGACGTAGCAGAGTATGTCACAACCGCTGATGGTACATTGATTACTGCCTCACAGATGCTGGAGCGTTTCTTATTTCCTCCCAACCAACAGTATGCACCAATTCATAAGCTTTCCGGAGGAGAGAAACGTCGCTTGTTTCTGTTGCAAGTACTGATGAGTTCTCCCAATGTACTTATTCTTGACGAGCCCACCAATGATTTAGATGTACAAACTCTAGCTGTACTGGAAGAGTATCTAGAAGGGTTTAATGGTTGTGTGATTATTGTCTCCCACGACCGCTATTTCCTAGACCGCACCGTACATAAAATCTTTGCCTTTGAATCTGAGGGTAACATACGTCAGTATCCTGGTAATTATTCCCTTTATATCGATAAAAAGCGAGAAGAAGAGGCAAAACTAGCCCAACAGATGGCTCAGACTCAAAGTAAAAAGCCTGAATCCTCTAAGGTCGAGGCCTCCACAAAAAAATCATCCAGTAATAACAAACCCCGTCGGCTGTCTAATTGGGAAAGGCGGGAATTCGAGAAACTCGAAAGTCAGATTCCCCAACTGGAAGCTCAGAAAGCTGAGTTGGAGAAAACCCTATATCAATCCCCTCCCAAAAACACCAGTGAAGTCCAGAAACTTTATCAGACCTTAGAGGCCTTGACTCAAGAAATTGATACAGCAACTGAGCGTTGGATGGAGTTGGCCGAACGGGAATCTTAG
- a CDS encoding prohibitin family protein translates to MRNQNPQNWQSLVGGIIAALVILLTFNCFVIINPGQAGVLSILGKARDGALLEGIHFKLPFVSIVDVYDVTVQKFEVPAQSSTKDLQDLTARFAINFRLDPTKVVSIRRKQGTLQNLVATIIAPQTQESFKIAAALRTAEQSITQRSQLKEDFDKALGERLAKYDVQVLDTSVIDLNFSREFAKAVEEKQVAEQQAQRAVYIAQQAEQEAQAEINRAQGKAEAQRLLAETLKAQGGELVLQKEAIAAWRDGGAQMPKVLVIGGDRNSSVPFIFDLNNIPQ, encoded by the coding sequence TTGAGGAACCAAAATCCACAAAATTGGCAATCTTTAGTCGGGGGGATTATCGCAGCATTAGTTATTCTCCTCACCTTTAATTGTTTTGTAATCATCAATCCTGGTCAGGCTGGAGTCCTTAGTATTTTGGGTAAAGCTAGAGATGGCGCTCTGCTTGAAGGTATCCACTTCAAACTGCCCTTCGTCTCTATAGTCGATGTGTATGATGTCACCGTACAGAAGTTTGAAGTCCCAGCCCAGAGTTCCACTAAAGATCTTCAGGATTTGACCGCTCGATTTGCGATTAACTTCCGCCTCGATCCCACTAAGGTGGTTAGCATCAGGCGAAAACAAGGAACTCTACAGAATCTAGTGGCCACAATTATTGCCCCTCAGACTCAAGAGTCATTTAAAATTGCTGCCGCACTTCGTACTGCTGAACAATCCATTACTCAACGGAGTCAGTTAAAAGAAGATTTTGATAAGGCTTTGGGCGAAAGGTTAGCCAAGTATGATGTCCAAGTATTGGATACTAGTGTCATTGACCTGAATTTTTCTAGGGAATTTGCCAAGGCAGTTGAAGAAAAACAGGTAGCTGAACAACAAGCCCAACGAGCTGTCTATATAGCACAGCAGGCTGAGCAAGAAGCTCAAGCAGAAATTAATCGCGCTCAGGGTAAAGCAGAAGCTCAACGACTGTTGGCCGAAACCCTCAAAGCTCAAGGGGGTGAACTGGTGCTCCAGAAAGAAGCGATCGCAGCTTGGCGAGATGGTGGGGCTCAGATGCCTAAAGTTCTCGTTATTGGTGGTGATAGGAATAGCAGTGTTCCCTTTATCTTTGACCTAAACAACATACCTCAATAG
- a CDS encoding helicase HerA domain-containing protein produces MDLSQPLGSVIQGSLSAGLEVRLHPDVSVEDMRVGKFLVVQGMRSRFFCMLTDVSLGTSSQRILVNPPNPNDDFLRDVLAGSGTYGTINLTPMLMFTPQKSQSQPPVELNGKSPLGSFQAQSSEEMELLPVKTIPSHFSQVFDASERDFRAVFGSEDDPHRRNFSIGQPLDMEVPICIDLDRFVERSNGVFGKSGTGKSFLTRLLLSGIIRRQAAVNLIFDMHSEYGWEAVSEGKQFSTVKGLRQLFPSQVQVYTLDPESTRRRGIRDAQELYLSYDQIEVEDINLVRGELNLSEASLENAIILRNEFGKSWIVQLLSMTNEEIQEFCEVKRGNKSSIMALQRKLSRLDELKYIRSACPHNYVKGILESLDAGKHVVVEFGSQSNMLSYMLATNLITRRIHSSYVRKAEIFLQSKNASDRPRPLVITIEEAHRFLDPATVRQTIFGIIAREMRKYFVTLLVVDQRPSGIDNEVMSQIGTRITCLLNDDKDIEAIFTGVSGGQSLRSVLAKLDSKQQALILGHAVPMPVVVKTRAYDQQFYQEIGELDWQQKSDQEVFLAAQLAREDIGF; encoded by the coding sequence ATGGATTTAAGTCAACCTTTAGGTTCAGTTATTCAAGGCTCTCTGTCTGCTGGATTAGAAGTGCGATTACACCCCGATGTCTCTGTAGAAGATATGCGGGTGGGGAAATTTCTGGTGGTTCAGGGAATGCGATCGCGTTTCTTCTGTATGCTGACCGATGTGTCTTTAGGAACCTCCAGTCAGCGGATTCTGGTTAATCCTCCTAATCCCAATGATGACTTTCTAAGGGATGTACTCGCAGGTAGTGGCACCTACGGTACGATTAATTTAACCCCGATGCTAATGTTTACGCCACAAAAGTCCCAATCACAACCGCCAGTGGAACTAAATGGAAAAAGTCCCTTAGGCTCCTTTCAAGCTCAAAGTAGCGAAGAGATGGAATTGTTACCAGTAAAAACAATTCCCAGCCACTTTTCTCAAGTATTCGATGCCAGTGAACGGGATTTTCGGGCAGTCTTTGGCTCAGAAGATGACCCCCATCGCCGGAATTTTTCCATTGGTCAACCCCTTGACATGGAAGTCCCCATATGCATTGACTTAGATCGGTTTGTAGAACGGAGTAACGGGGTTTTTGGTAAATCTGGCACCGGTAAATCCTTTCTAACTCGGCTACTGCTATCTGGGATTATCCGTAGGCAAGCAGCAGTAAATTTAATTTTTGATATGCACTCGGAATATGGCTGGGAAGCCGTATCGGAAGGGAAACAATTTAGTACAGTCAAAGGATTGCGCCAGCTTTTTCCATCCCAGGTACAGGTTTATACCCTCGACCCAGAATCCACCAGACGACGAGGGATTCGGGATGCCCAAGAGCTTTATCTAAGTTATGACCAGATTGAAGTAGAAGATATCAACCTAGTCCGAGGAGAGTTAAATCTTTCTGAAGCTAGTCTAGAAAATGCCATTATTTTACGCAATGAATTTGGCAAATCCTGGATTGTACAATTGCTCTCCATGACCAATGAAGAAATCCAGGAATTTTGCGAAGTAAAACGAGGCAACAAATCCTCAATTATGGCATTACAGCGCAAATTAAGCCGATTGGATGAATTAAAATATATCCGCAGTGCTTGTCCCCATAATTATGTCAAGGGAATTTTAGAATCTCTCGATGCCGGGAAGCATGTTGTCGTAGAATTCGGTTCCCAATCCAACATGCTTTCCTATATGTTAGCTACTAATTTAATTACCCGTCGTATTCATAGCAGTTATGTCAGAAAAGCCGAGATATTTTTGCAGTCAAAAAATGCCAGCGATCGCCCCCGTCCCCTAGTGATTACCATTGAAGAAGCCCACCGTTTCCTAGATCCAGCCACAGTACGTCAAACAATTTTTGGGATTATTGCCCGTGAAATGCGCAAGTATTTTGTGACATTGTTAGTCGTAGACCAGCGTCCTTCTGGCATTGATAACGAAGTCATGTCTCAAATTGGAACTCGGATTACTTGTTTGCTAAATGATGATAAAGATATTGAAGCAATTTTTACTGGGGTGTCTGGTGGCCAAAGTTTGCGTTCGGTATTAGCCAAGCTCGATTCTAAGCAACAAGCCTTGATTTTAGGACATGCCGTACCAATGCCAGTAGTAGTCAAGACTCGTGCTTACGATCAACAATTTTATCAGGAAATTGGGGAGCTAGATTGGCAACAAAAGTCCGATCAAGAAGTATTTTTAGCCGCCCAATTAGCTAGGGAAGATATAGGGTTTTGA
- a CDS encoding glutathione S-transferase family protein, translated as MLELYQFELSQYSEKVRLILDYKELDYRKIEVTPGVGQLELFQLSGQSQVPVLKDGDTVISDSTAIAMYLDRKYPDKPIIPTDPKERGLCLLIEEWADESIGTKSRKVVYGALSQNPDFRKSVLPNQTPDVLKTVVGSVPSEFLDILGFGVGCGTDAIKEAKDGLKQDLEALSLLLLDSPYLVSNSPCLADLAVAGLSLLLKFPDGNYLDIPQQYQGQGIPGFADSNLYETFFAWRDRIYADYRKPLVSNTPSDSQPTSIEID; from the coding sequence ATGCTGGAGTTGTATCAATTTGAACTGTCCCAATACTCAGAGAAAGTACGACTGATTCTGGATTACAAAGAGCTGGACTATCGGAAAATTGAGGTAACCCCAGGAGTAGGACAGTTAGAACTATTCCAACTGTCTGGTCAAAGTCAGGTACCAGTGCTTAAAGATGGGGATACAGTGATTAGTGATTCCACTGCGATCGCAATGTATTTGGATCGCAAGTATCCCGACAAACCCATCATCCCTACCGATCCCAAAGAACGAGGACTCTGCTTACTGATCGAAGAATGGGCAGATGAATCCATTGGTACCAAGAGCCGGAAAGTGGTCTATGGCGCATTGAGCCAAAATCCCGACTTCCGCAAATCCGTCTTACCGAACCAAACCCCTGATGTGCTCAAAACAGTAGTTGGTTCGGTACCCTCGGAATTTTTAGATATTCTAGGGTTTGGTGTCGGTTGTGGCACTGATGCCATCAAGGAAGCCAAAGATGGTCTCAAGCAAGACCTAGAAGCCTTGAGTCTGTTACTCCTGGATAGTCCTTATCTAGTCAGCAACTCCCCTTGCTTAGCAGATTTGGCCGTAGCTGGTTTAAGTCTGCTCCTGAAATTCCCCGATGGGAATTATCTCGATATTCCCCAGCAATATCAAGGTCAAGGGATTCCTGGCTTTGCCGATAGTAACCTCTACGAAACCTTTTTTGCTTGGCGCGATCGCATCTATGCTGATTATCGCAAACCTTTAGTTTCCAATACTCCCAGCGATTCTCAACCCACATCAATTGAGATCGATTAA
- a CDS encoding MBL fold metallo-hydrolase, which yields MYLTHFGANSWLLELPEQRILIDPWLVGSLVFGNQPWFFKGDKPEALNRIPDKIDLILLSQGLEDHAHTPTLEKLDKTIPVVASTSAAKVVKQLGYTQVTTLTAGETVALGDHIEIRALPGAPIGPFQQENAYLIKQLDSGKSLYYEPHGYPPAEVKDYAPVDIVISPAVTLELPLLGPVIQGHKTALPLAQWLQPQVFLPTAADEIVEYQGVLASVLREVGSLEELRSQLLQQNLPTKVITPKVGVSLEL from the coding sequence ATGTATCTCACCCATTTCGGCGCAAACAGCTGGCTACTGGAACTCCCAGAGCAACGGATTCTGATTGACCCCTGGTTAGTGGGTTCATTGGTCTTTGGCAACCAACCTTGGTTCTTTAAAGGGGACAAACCCGAAGCACTTAACCGCATTCCGGATAAAATTGACCTAATTTTGCTCTCCCAAGGCTTAGAAGACCACGCCCATACCCCAACCTTGGAAAAATTAGACAAAACTATTCCAGTGGTGGCCTCTACTAGTGCAGCAAAGGTAGTCAAACAGCTAGGTTATACCCAGGTAACTACTCTTACTGCTGGTGAAACCGTTGCGTTAGGAGATCACATAGAAATCCGAGCCTTGCCAGGAGCACCCATTGGTCCATTCCAGCAGGAAAATGCCTATCTGATCAAGCAGTTGGATAGTGGTAAAAGTCTTTACTACGAACCTCATGGCTATCCCCCTGCTGAAGTCAAGGATTATGCCCCAGTTGATATCGTGATTAGCCCAGCGGTGACCTTAGAATTACCGTTACTAGGGCCAGTCATTCAAGGCCATAAGACAGCACTGCCGTTGGCGCAATGGTTACAACCCCAAGTCTTTCTGCCCACAGCAGCCGATGAAATTGTAGAGTATCAAGGGGTTTTGGCTTCCGTGCTGCGGGAAGTGGGTAGTCTCGAAGAATTGCGATCGCAACTCCTCCAGCAAAATCTGCCCACCAAAGTCATCACTCCCAAAGTAGGGGTTTCGTTGGAGTTATAG
- a CDS encoding Uma2 family endonuclease, whose protein sequence is MLLQDKKRYYTADEYLELEEAADYKSEYRDGEIVPMAGGTTNHNKIALNFAAHLKFALKGQAYDIYIGDVRLWIPDYRHYTYPDIMVIKGKPIYTGKGKTTVMNPLLIVEVLSKSTRNYDQGEKFLYYRSIPHFQEYILIDQARYHVIQHTKTSEGKWLLTEQSAENGILELSTIDFKLNFSDIYEGVNFEEDDEG, encoded by the coding sequence ATGCTATTACAAGACAAAAAACGCTATTACACAGCAGACGAATATTTAGAACTAGAAGAAGCTGCTGATTATAAAAGTGAATACCGGGATGGAGAAATTGTACCGATGGCTGGAGGCACTACAAATCATAATAAAATAGCTCTCAATTTTGCAGCTCACTTGAAGTTTGCCTTAAAAGGACAAGCCTACGATATTTATATCGGTGATGTGCGATTGTGGATACCTGATTATCGCCACTATACCTATCCTGATATTATGGTAATTAAGGGGAAACCGATCTATACCGGCAAAGGTAAGACGACGGTCATGAATCCTTTGCTAATTGTTGAAGTCTTATCCAAATCTACCAGAAATTATGACCAAGGTGAGAAGTTTTTATACTATCGCTCAATTCCACATTTTCAGGAATATATATTGATAGATCAGGCCAGATATCATGTGATTCAACATACCAAAACCAGTGAAGGAAAATGGTTACTCACTGAGCAAAGCGCAGAAAATGGAATTTTGGAATTAAGTACTATCGACTTTAAACTTAACTTTAGTGATATTTACGAGGGAGTTAATTTTGAAGAGGATGATGAAGGTTAG
- a CDS encoding SPOR domain-containing protein: MTYYHRLHPWAIVRLLPKMQRVVVGRFRNRSDAEGHLKALKRLMPDAEFVIVFDVGDLPREEM; the protein is encoded by the coding sequence ATGACTTACTATCACCGCCTACACCCCTGGGCCATCGTTCGGCTGTTACCAAAAATGCAGCGAGTTGTTGTTGGTCGCTTTCGCAATCGTTCTGATGCGGAAGGGCATTTAAAGGCTCTGAAACGATTAATGCCTGATGCTGAATTTGTGATTGTTTTTGATGTAGGCGATCTTCCTAGGGAAGAAATGTAG
- the iscB gene encoding RNA-guided endonuclease IscB yields the protein MRIFVLDKNKCPLDPCHPARARELLKKGRAKVFKAYPFTIILRDRTAQNSVVHPHRIKIDPGSKTTGIAIIQEQTGRVTNALELNHRGQQIKNSLESRRALRRGRRNRKTRYRKPRFLNRKRLEGWLPPSLMSRVFNIETWVRRLRKLCPVTAISQELVRFDTQKIQNPEVSGVEYQHGELFGFEVKEYLLAKWGRNCVYCGAENVPLEVEHITPKSKGGSNRVSNLTLACRCCNQKKGNDPIEKFLRKKPEIIKKVLAKAKTPLKDAAAVNATRWELWRRLKLTGLPVSTGSGGLTKFNRKTRGIEKTHWTDAACVGKSTPEKLLLSGVKPLTITAKGHGVRQRCRPNKYGFPKAHAPAAKFFRGFQTGDIVKADIKKGKYAGRYTGRIAIRYRPSFVLQTPDRKIDVHPKYLKTIFKADGYEYQVN from the coding sequence ATGAGAATTTTTGTATTAGACAAAAACAAATGCCCTCTAGACCCGTGTCATCCAGCACGAGCTAGAGAACTACTCAAAAAAGGCAGGGCTAAAGTCTTCAAAGCCTATCCATTTACTATCATTTTACGGGATAGAACAGCGCAGAATTCTGTTGTTCATCCACACCGAATCAAAATCGATCCAGGTTCTAAAACGACGGGAATAGCTATCATTCAGGAACAAACTGGACGGGTTACAAACGCCTTAGAACTCAACCATCGAGGGCAACAAATCAAAAACTCTTTGGAATCTAGACGAGCTTTAAGGCGAGGTAGACGAAATCGCAAGACTCGTTACCGCAAGCCTCGATTTCTTAACCGGAAACGTCTAGAAGGTTGGTTGCCTCCATCATTAATGAGTCGTGTTTTCAATATTGAAACTTGGGTCAGACGATTAAGAAAGTTATGTCCAGTAACTGCAATTTCTCAAGAATTAGTTCGCTTCGACACTCAGAAAATTCAAAACCCTGAAGTTTCAGGAGTTGAGTATCAGCATGGTGAGCTGTTCGGGTTTGAGGTAAAAGAATACCTGTTAGCTAAGTGGGGTAGAAATTGTGTTTACTGTGGAGCAGAAAATGTGCCCCTGGAAGTTGAACACATTACCCCTAAATCAAAAGGTGGTAGCAACCGAGTTAGTAATTTGACCCTAGCTTGTCGGTGCTGTAATCAGAAAAAAGGCAATGACCCGATTGAGAAATTTTTAAGAAAAAAACCGGAAATTATCAAAAAGGTATTAGCTAAAGCAAAAACCCCTTTGAAAGATGCAGCAGCGGTCAACGCCACCCGTTGGGAATTATGGAGAAGACTAAAACTGACTGGGCTACCTGTCTCGACAGGGTCTGGTGGCCTGACTAAGTTCAACCGGAAAACTAGAGGTATCGAGAAGACCCATTGGACTGATGCTGCTTGTGTAGGTAAGTCCACTCCTGAAAAATTATTACTAAGCGGAGTGAAGCCACTGACAATTACAGCTAAAGGTCATGGTGTTCGTCAAAGGTGCCGACCAAATAAATACGGTTTTCCAAAGGCTCATGCTCCTGCTGCCAAATTCTTCAGGGGTTTTCAAACAGGAGATATCGTCAAAGCTGATATCAAGAAAGGAAAATATGCCGGACGGTACACAGGTCGAATCGCTATTCGTTATCGCCCAAGTTTTGTACTCCAGACACCTGATAGAAAAATTGATGTGCATCCAAAGTACCTAAAGACAATCTTTAAAGCTGACGGCTATGAATACCAAGTTAATTAA